Sequence from the Herbaspirillum sp. meg3 genome:
CGATCTGGAGGGCCGCATCACCTACGTCAACCCGGCCTTCTGCAAGATGGTCGGCATTTCCGCCAACGAGCTGGTCGGCAAGATCCCGCCCATGCCCTACTGGGCGCCGGAAGCTATGGATGAGTATCAGGAACGCTTCTCCAACGTATTGGCCGGACGCGTCACGCCGCAATTCGAAACCATCTTTCAGCGTATCGACGGCGAACGTTTTCCTGTGCTGATTTTTGAATCGCCGCTGGTGGATCAGAACGGCAAGCAGACCGGCTGGATGGGCTCCATTCTCGACATCAGCGACCGCAAACGCGCCGAAGACCTCAATCGCATGCAGGAAGAAAAACTGCAAGCCAGCGCACGTCTGGCCAGCATGGGCGAAATCGCCTCGACGCTGGCGCATGAGCTGAACCAGCCGTTGGCTGCCATCTCCAGCTACACCACCGGCGCGCTCAATATGATGCAGAACGGCGCGCTTGATCCCGCCTCGCTGCAACCCGCCCTGGAAAAAATCAACACCCAGGCACAGCGCGCCGGCAACGTCATCCGCAGCGTGCACCAGTTCGTCAAGAAGCGCGAGCCGGAACGCCAGCCGATTTCGATCAAGAGCATCGTCGACAACGTCACCCCGTTAATTGAACTGCAGGCACAGCAATTCCTTGTGGTGCTGCAGACCGCCATCCCCGCCAACTTGCCCAACGTGCTGGGCGACGCCGTGCTGCTCGAACAAGTCTTGCTGAACCTGACCCGCAACGCCATCCAGGCGATGGCCGCCATCGCGCCGGAACGCCGCATCCTGCGCATTACCGCCGCATTGGATCGCCATACCTCGTCGTCACAATCCAGCCAGCAGGCTATCATCGTCTCCGTGATCGACCAGGGCCACGGGATCCCACCCGAGGTAGCGGCAGGTCTGTTTTCACCGTTTTTCTCGACCAAAGCCGAGGGCATGGGCATGGGTCTGAACATCTGCCGCACCACCATCGAATTCCACGGCGGCACGCTGACCTATGCCAACAATCCCACAGGAGGTACAATCTTCCGCTTCTCCCTGCCTGCACAGGGTTCCGCCAATTGAATAAAAATAAAGACGCCCGCCGAGGCAGAGCGTCGCAAACTCATTCATCCGATGCTGCACATTGTTGACGACGAAGAAATCATTCGCGACTCGCTTACATGGCTTGCCCAATCGCGCGCCATCGCAGCGACCGCCTACGCCGGCGGCGCGGAATTTCTGGCGGCGATGGAACAAACCGGCGACTTTGACCCGCAAGGCGAATGCATTCTGCTGGACGTACGCATGCCGGATCAGAGTGGCGTGGCCCTGTTCGACACGCTCAAGAACCGCGGCATTACACGGCGGCGGCCGGTGATTTTCCTCACCGGTCACGGCGACGTGCCGATGGCGGTCGACATGCTCAAGAACGGCGCCTTCGATTTCTTTGAAAAACCGTTCAACGACAACCAGTTGATGGACCGCGTGCTGGAAGCACTGAAGGCATCGCTGGCAACCGGCGAACAGGATGCCGTACGCGCACGGCTGGAAGCGCTGTCGACCCGCGAGCGCGAAGTACTCGACCTGATCCTGGCCGGCAAAATGAACAAGATCATCGCCGACGAACTCGGCATCAGCATGCGCACCGTGGAAGTCCATCGCGCCCATATTTTCGACAAGATGAACGTCAAGACCGCCGTCGAACTGGCGCGCCTTCTCAAGTAAAACGAGTAAAAGAACACCATGCAAGTTGCATCGCTCCTGCTTCCCGATTTCACGCTTATTCTGATGGGCGTGATCATTTATCGCATCACGAGTTGGGGCGACGAGTTCTGGGCCGGCATGGAAAAGATGGTCTATTACCTGCTGTTTCCGGCCTTGCTGTTTTATTCGACTGCACGCTTGCAGCTGCATCTGGAAACCACCGGCAAATTCCTGCAGGTCGGTGTGGCGGCGCTGCTGGCCGGCATCGCGCTCACGTGGATAGGAAAGCCCTTCATCAAAGCCAGTCCGATGACCTACGAATCGGGCATGCAGACAGCCTTCCGCTTCAACTCCTACATTGCACTGGCCATCGCTTCGCGTCTGGCCGGTGAAGAAGGCGTGGGATTGATGGCGCTACTGATCGGCTTCGGCGTTCCGCTCTGCAATATGGCGGCGGTACATGCGCTGGCGCATCGTAGCGGCAATCTGCTCAAGGAACTAGGCAAGAATCCACTGCTGATCGCTACGGGCACCGGGCTGCTATTCAGCCTGTGCGGGCTGACCTTGCCCGAAGTCGCCGGCGCCGTGCTCTCGCGTCTGGGCAGCGCATCGATTGCCTTGGGCCTGCTGATGGTAGGCGCGGGGTTGCGCCTGTCGGGCATGCGCGAAGGCAAACTGATGTCAGCTTACTTCACCGCCATCAAATTGCTCGCCGTGCCGGCTGTTGCCTATTTTCTCGGGCGCTGGATCGGCTTGCCGGAGTTGCAGTTACAAATCGTCGTCCTGTTCTGCTCTTTGCCGACGGCGTCGAGCTGCTACATCCTCGCCGCACGCATGGGCGGCAACGGGCCGGTGACGGCCTTCCTGATTTCACTCGGCACGCTGGTGTCGGCGGTGACGATTCCTTTTTGGCTGACGCTGGTGCATTGATTGCTGCGGCATCAATCGCTTTGTAATCGCTTTCTAATCGCCTTCTTTCGATTCCCAAAACAATGCCGCCGCTCCGGCACAAACCGGAACGGCGGCTTCGTGTTGACTACACTCTACAACCAGCTTACCTGGCAGGCTCCAACACGATCCTTTGCGTCGTCGCCTTCTCCACTGCCTTGCGCGAATACAGCAGCGGGAAGTATTCGCCATTCAGCCATTTGTCGG
This genomic interval carries:
- a CDS encoding AEC family transporter, which produces MQVASLLLPDFTLILMGVIIYRITSWGDEFWAGMEKMVYYLLFPALLFYSTARLQLHLETTGKFLQVGVAALLAGIALTWIGKPFIKASPMTYESGMQTAFRFNSYIALAIASRLAGEEGVGLMALLIGFGVPLCNMAAVHALAHRSGNLLKELGKNPLLIATGTGLLFSLCGLTLPEVAGAVLSRLGSASIALGLLMVGAGLRLSGMREGKLMSAYFTAIKLLAVPAVAYFLGRWIGLPELQLQIVVLFCSLPTASSCYILAARMGGNGPVTAFLISLGTLVSAVTIPFWLTLVH
- a CDS encoding response regulator transcription factor — its product is MLHIVDDEEIIRDSLTWLAQSRAIAATAYAGGAEFLAAMEQTGDFDPQGECILLDVRMPDQSGVALFDTLKNRGITRRRPVIFLTGHGDVPMAVDMLKNGAFDFFEKPFNDNQLMDRVLEALKASLATGEQDAVRARLEALSTREREVLDLILAGKMNKIIADELGISMRTVEVHRAHIFDKMNVKTAVELARLLK
- a CDS encoding PAS domain S-box protein, giving the protein MTPPQISSPSHLLSPGRRHLLRWVMPILLVLLFLMTLIWLPRQAQQMESSERQEQLIADSLWVEQAIRFQLSRDDESMRLIAREIVGEHLKKEQFRTRLNALLRNNREFYRVTWFNVDGKPIASTDDFPVARNALSAPSQQTEEHSRTIRRPLYSAPAVPPGIAEPVLMDYHIPLFRDHHYIGSVVASYSVSRVLNEMVPWWFAQDNEIVLTDTDDKVVARRTAGGPGLNVYTHRRELELPGLTLRLHTNSTKSAPKLLPNLLVGSVIVLSLGLLWSLWALWRDINRRMTAEDALVNEVSFRSAMENSLVTGMRARDLEGRITYVNPAFCKMVGISANELVGKIPPMPYWAPEAMDEYQERFSNVLAGRVTPQFETIFQRIDGERFPVLIFESPLVDQNGKQTGWMGSILDISDRKRAEDLNRMQEEKLQASARLASMGEIASTLAHELNQPLAAISSYTTGALNMMQNGALDPASLQPALEKINTQAQRAGNVIRSVHQFVKKREPERQPISIKSIVDNVTPLIELQAQQFLVVLQTAIPANLPNVLGDAVLLEQVLLNLTRNAIQAMAAIAPERRILRITAALDRHTSSSQSSQQAIIVSVIDQGHGIPPEVAAGLFSPFFSTKAEGMGMGLNICRTTIEFHGGTLTYANNPTGGTIFRFSLPAQGSAN